The following are encoded in a window of Scleropages formosus chromosome 7, fSclFor1.1, whole genome shotgun sequence genomic DNA:
- the LOC108929064 gene encoding transcription factor 12-like isoform X6: protein MYCAYPVPGMGSNSLMYYYNGKSVYAPSPNSDDFNRDSPSFPSPKPPSSMFASTFFDGTHGSTDPWNSSNGISQPSYGGMLGGPSSHMSPSGNYSSLHSHDRLNYPPHSVSPTDVTASLPPMSSFHRSSASGTSPYVTATSTPPVSVTESVMAGARGNGGGSSQTGDALGKALASIYSPDHTSSSFPSNSSTPAGSPSPLPPAAGTTGTNQWPRAAGQTPSSPSYENSLLSLSRMEDRLDRLDDAIHVLRNHAVGSAPNLPTDLHSILGQAHSAPVGTIGTNFPASGLLSSRTASMVAGHREDATSLNSNHAGLPGTGPTSSSELNHQSDGFRGLPGGLAGQVTPALDLKVENQDKEELHDSPSSEDIKSENESDKRDIKIPRGGTRTSSINEDEELNPEQKAERERERRMANNARERLRVRDINEAFKELGRMCQLHLKSEKPQTKLLILHQAVAVILSLEQQVRERNLNPKAACLKRREEEKVSGMPADPQQVHPAAHPSLADGVNPMGHL from the exons ATGTACTGCGCCTACCCTGTGCCCGGAATGGGCAGCAACTCTTTAATGTATTACTACAACGGGAAGtcg GTTTACGCACCATCCCCAAATTCCGACGACTTCAACAGAGACTCTCCCTCGTTCCCATCTCCAAAGCCTCCCAGCAGCATGTTTGCAAGCACTTTTTTTG ATGGGACTCACGGTTCTACTGACCCCTGGAATTCAAGCAATGGCATCAGCCAGCCTAGCTATGGCGGGATGCTGGGGGGTCCTTCGTCTCACATGTCGCCATCAGGAAACTACAGCAGCCTGCACTCGCACGACCGTCTG AACTACCCTCCGCACTCAGTGTCACCAACCGATGTGACCGCCAGTCTTCCTCCCATGTCCAGCTTCCACCGCAGCAGTGCCAGCGGCACATCACCATACGTCACTGCCACCAGCACCCCACCTGTCAGCGTCACGGAAAGCGTCATGG CTGGGGCCCGAGGCAATGGTGGCGGGAGTTCCCAGACAGGAGATGCGCTGGGGAAGGCTTTGGCTTCT ATTTATTCACCTGACCACACCAGCAGCAGCTTTCCGTCCAATTCCTCAACGCCAGCAGGCTCCCCCTCACCCCTGCCGCCCGCTGCGGGCACAACAG GTACCAACCAGTGGCCGCGTGCAGCTGGCCAGACCCCGTCATCTCCGAGCTACGAAAACTCCCTGCTCTCCCTG TCCCGCATGGAGGACCGGCTAGACCGGCTGGATGATGCCATTCACGTCCTGCGGAACCACGCGGTGGGCTCCGCTCCCAATCTGCCCACGGACTTGCACAGCATCCTTGGACAAGCGCACAGTGCCCCAGTGGGGACCATCGGAACAAACTTTCCAGCTTCAGGATTGCTTTCCAGTCGGACTGCGTCTATG GTCGCAGGTCACCGCGAGGATGCCACCAGCCTCAACAGCAATCACGCTGGGCTGCCTGGTACCGGGCCCACCTCCAGCTCGGAGCTGAACCACCAGAGCGACGGTTTCAGAG GTCTTCCAGGAGGCCTCGCTGGCCAGGTGACCCCTGCTCTGGATCTCAAGGTGGAGAACCAGGACAAAGAGGAGCTACATGACAGTCCCTCCTCTGAAGACATCAAGTCTGAAAACGAGAGTGACAAGAGGGACATCAAGATTCCCCGAGGAGGCACCCGCACCAG CAGCATCAATGAAGATGAGGAACTGAACCCAGAGCAGAAGGCAGAGCGAGAGCGTGAGCGCAGGATGGCCAACAACGCCCGTGAGCGGCTGCGGGTGCGGGACATCAACGAGGCCTTTAAGGAGCTGGGCCGCATGTGCCAGCTTCACCTGAAGAGCGAGAAGCCGCAGACCAAGCTGCTCATCCTGCACCAGGCCGTGGCTGTCATACTGAGCCTGGAGCAGCAAGTCAGAG AGCGCAACTTGAACCCCAAAGCCGCTTGTCTGAAGcgcagggaggaggagaaggtaTCAGGCATGCCGGCAGACCCCCAGCAAGTGCATCCTGCAGCCCACCCTAGCCTTGCTGATGGTGTTAATCCCATGGGCCACCTCTGA
- the LOC108929064 gene encoding transcription factor 12-like isoform X5, protein MYCAYPVPGMGSNSLMYYYNGKSVYAPSPNSDDFNRDSPSFPSPKPPSSMFASTFFDGTHGSTDPWNSSNGISQPSYGGMLGGPSSHMSPSGNYSSLHSHDRLNYPPHSVSPTDVTASLPPMSSFHRSSASGTSPYVTATSTPPVSVTESVMAGARGNGGGSSQTGDALGKALASIYSPDHTSSSFPSNSSTPAGSPSPLPPAAGTTGTNQWPRAAGQTPSSPSYENSLLSLKNRVHQQLHEHLQDAMSFLKDVCESRMEDRLDRLDDAIHVLRNHAVGSAPNLPTDLHSILGQAHSAPVGTIGTNFPASGLLSSRTASMVAGHREDATSLNSNHAGLPGTGPTSSSELNHQSDGFRGLPGGLAGQVTPALDLKVENQDKEELHDSPSSEDIKSENESDKRDIKIPRGGTRTSSINEDEELNPEQKAERERERRMANNARERLRVRDINEAFKELGRMCQLHLKSEKPQTKLLILHQAVAVILSLEQQVRERNLNPKAACLKRREEEKVSGMPADPQQVHPAAHPSLADGVNPMGHL, encoded by the exons ATGTACTGCGCCTACCCTGTGCCCGGAATGGGCAGCAACTCTTTAATGTATTACTACAACGGGAAGtcg GTTTACGCACCATCCCCAAATTCCGACGACTTCAACAGAGACTCTCCCTCGTTCCCATCTCCAAAGCCTCCCAGCAGCATGTTTGCAAGCACTTTTTTTG ATGGGACTCACGGTTCTACTGACCCCTGGAATTCAAGCAATGGCATCAGCCAGCCTAGCTATGGCGGGATGCTGGGGGGTCCTTCGTCTCACATGTCGCCATCAGGAAACTACAGCAGCCTGCACTCGCACGACCGTCTG AACTACCCTCCGCACTCAGTGTCACCAACCGATGTGACCGCCAGTCTTCCTCCCATGTCCAGCTTCCACCGCAGCAGTGCCAGCGGCACATCACCATACGTCACTGCCACCAGCACCCCACCTGTCAGCGTCACGGAAAGCGTCATGG CTGGGGCCCGAGGCAATGGTGGCGGGAGTTCCCAGACAGGAGATGCGCTGGGGAAGGCTTTGGCTTCT ATTTATTCACCTGACCACACCAGCAGCAGCTTTCCGTCCAATTCCTCAACGCCAGCAGGCTCCCCCTCACCCCTGCCGCCCGCTGCGGGCACAACAG GTACCAACCAGTGGCCGCGTGCAGCTGGCCAGACCCCGTCATCTCCGAGCTACGAAAACTCCCTGCTCTCCCTG AAAAATCGAGTTCATCAGCAGCTCCACGAGCATCTACAGGATGCAATGTCATTCTTAAAGGACGTTTGCGAG TCCCGCATGGAGGACCGGCTAGACCGGCTGGATGATGCCATTCACGTCCTGCGGAACCACGCGGTGGGCTCCGCTCCCAATCTGCCCACGGACTTGCACAGCATCCTTGGACAAGCGCACAGTGCCCCAGTGGGGACCATCGGAACAAACTTTCCAGCTTCAGGATTGCTTTCCAGTCGGACTGCGTCTATG GTCGCAGGTCACCGCGAGGATGCCACCAGCCTCAACAGCAATCACGCTGGGCTGCCTGGTACCGGGCCCACCTCCAGCTCGGAGCTGAACCACCAGAGCGACGGTTTCAGAG GTCTTCCAGGAGGCCTCGCTGGCCAGGTGACCCCTGCTCTGGATCTCAAGGTGGAGAACCAGGACAAAGAGGAGCTACATGACAGTCCCTCCTCTGAAGACATCAAGTCTGAAAACGAGAGTGACAAGAGGGACATCAAGATTCCCCGAGGAGGCACCCGCACCAG CAGCATCAATGAAGATGAGGAACTGAACCCAGAGCAGAAGGCAGAGCGAGAGCGTGAGCGCAGGATGGCCAACAACGCCCGTGAGCGGCTGCGGGTGCGGGACATCAACGAGGCCTTTAAGGAGCTGGGCCGCATGTGCCAGCTTCACCTGAAGAGCGAGAAGCCGCAGACCAAGCTGCTCATCCTGCACCAGGCCGTGGCTGTCATACTGAGCCTGGAGCAGCAAGTCAGAG AGCGCAACTTGAACCCCAAAGCCGCTTGTCTGAAGcgcagggaggaggagaaggtaTCAGGCATGCCGGCAGACCCCCAGCAAGTGCATCCTGCAGCCCACCCTAGCCTTGCTGATGGTGTTAATCCCATGGGCCACCTCTGA
- the LOC108929064 gene encoding transcription factor 12-like isoform X4, whose amino-acid sequence MSGCQSLRSDLSLTTPASATASGKTAASLFPFSGTNPRRRSLQDSAPLDPLQTKKVRKLPLGLPSSVYAPSPNSDDFNRDSPSFPSPKPPSSMFASTFFDGTHGSTDPWNSSNGISQPSYGGMLGGPSSHMSPSGNYSSLHSHDRLNYPPHSVSPTDVTASLPPMSSFHRSSASGTSPYVTATSTPPVSVTESVMAGARGNGGGSSQTGDALGKALASIYSPDHTSSSFPSNSSTPAGSPSPLPPAAGTTGTNQWPRAAGQTPSSPSYENSLLSLKNRVHQQLHEHLQDAMSFLKDVCESRMEDRLDRLDDAIHVLRNHAVGSAPNLPTDLHSILGQAHSAPVGTIGTNFPASGLLSSRTASMVAGHREDATSLNSNHAGLPGTGPTSSSELNHQSDGFRGLPGGLAGQVTPALDLKVENQDKEELHDSPSSEDIKSENESDKRDIKIPRGGTRTSSINEDEELNPEQKAERERERRMANNARERLRVRDINEAFKELGRMCQLHLKSEKPQTKLLILHQAVAVILSLEQQVRERNLNPKAACLKRREEEKVSGMPADPQQVHPAAHPSLADGVNPMGHL is encoded by the exons TCTCTGCGCTCAGATCTCAGTCTGACCACCCCAGCCTCCGCGACCGCATCTGGGAAGACGGCTGCCTCCCTCTTTCCTTTCTCCGGCACAAACCCGAGAAGACGCTCCTTACAGGACTCTGCCCCCCTCG ATCCCCTGCAGACAAAGAAAGTGCGCAAGCTCCCGCTTGGACTGCCCTCCTCG GTTTACGCACCATCCCCAAATTCCGACGACTTCAACAGAGACTCTCCCTCGTTCCCATCTCCAAAGCCTCCCAGCAGCATGTTTGCAAGCACTTTTTTTG ATGGGACTCACGGTTCTACTGACCCCTGGAATTCAAGCAATGGCATCAGCCAGCCTAGCTATGGCGGGATGCTGGGGGGTCCTTCGTCTCACATGTCGCCATCAGGAAACTACAGCAGCCTGCACTCGCACGACCGTCTG AACTACCCTCCGCACTCAGTGTCACCAACCGATGTGACCGCCAGTCTTCCTCCCATGTCCAGCTTCCACCGCAGCAGTGCCAGCGGCACATCACCATACGTCACTGCCACCAGCACCCCACCTGTCAGCGTCACGGAAAGCGTCATGG CTGGGGCCCGAGGCAATGGTGGCGGGAGTTCCCAGACAGGAGATGCGCTGGGGAAGGCTTTGGCTTCT ATTTATTCACCTGACCACACCAGCAGCAGCTTTCCGTCCAATTCCTCAACGCCAGCAGGCTCCCCCTCACCCCTGCCGCCCGCTGCGGGCACAACAG GTACCAACCAGTGGCCGCGTGCAGCTGGCCAGACCCCGTCATCTCCGAGCTACGAAAACTCCCTGCTCTCCCTG AAAAATCGAGTTCATCAGCAGCTCCACGAGCATCTACAGGATGCAATGTCATTCTTAAAGGACGTTTGCGAG TCCCGCATGGAGGACCGGCTAGACCGGCTGGATGATGCCATTCACGTCCTGCGGAACCACGCGGTGGGCTCCGCTCCCAATCTGCCCACGGACTTGCACAGCATCCTTGGACAAGCGCACAGTGCCCCAGTGGGGACCATCGGAACAAACTTTCCAGCTTCAGGATTGCTTTCCAGTCGGACTGCGTCTATG GTCGCAGGTCACCGCGAGGATGCCACCAGCCTCAACAGCAATCACGCTGGGCTGCCTGGTACCGGGCCCACCTCCAGCTCGGAGCTGAACCACCAGAGCGACGGTTTCAGAG GTCTTCCAGGAGGCCTCGCTGGCCAGGTGACCCCTGCTCTGGATCTCAAGGTGGAGAACCAGGACAAAGAGGAGCTACATGACAGTCCCTCCTCTGAAGACATCAAGTCTGAAAACGAGAGTGACAAGAGGGACATCAAGATTCCCCGAGGAGGCACCCGCACCAG CAGCATCAATGAAGATGAGGAACTGAACCCAGAGCAGAAGGCAGAGCGAGAGCGTGAGCGCAGGATGGCCAACAACGCCCGTGAGCGGCTGCGGGTGCGGGACATCAACGAGGCCTTTAAGGAGCTGGGCCGCATGTGCCAGCTTCACCTGAAGAGCGAGAAGCCGCAGACCAAGCTGCTCATCCTGCACCAGGCCGTGGCTGTCATACTGAGCCTGGAGCAGCAAGTCAGAG AGCGCAACTTGAACCCCAAAGCCGCTTGTCTGAAGcgcagggaggaggagaaggtaTCAGGCATGCCGGCAGACCCCCAGCAAGTGCATCCTGCAGCCCACCCTAGCCTTGCTGATGGTGTTAATCCCATGGGCCACCTCTGA